The genomic stretch AGTCGGTTCCTATCTGATGCCCGAGACCGCGCGAGCCGCAATGGATGCTGATCACGGCGTCGCCGGGTGCGAGGCCCATAGCCCGCGCGACCTTCTCGCGGTAGATCTCCTTGACTTCCTGGACTTCCAAGTAGTGGTTCCCCGATCCGAGCGTACCCATCTCGTCCCTTTGTCTCGCCTTTGCGCGATCGGAGACGTAATCCGGCCGGGCACCGGCCGCGGACCCGCGCTCCTCGATACGTTCGAGATCCTCCTCGCGCCCATATCCGCGACGAACCGCCCAGCGGGCCCCTCCGGCCAGCATTGCGTCCATCTCATCGGCATCGAGACGGATCTTTCCGCGGCTTCCCACGCCCGCGGGGATGGCACGAAAAAGAGCTTCGGCAAGCTCCGATTTGACCCGCTCGATGTCGTCGACGCCGAGACCCGTGTGCAGCAGACGAACACCGCAC from Vicinamibacteria bacterium encodes the following:
- a CDS encoding RtcB family protein, coding for MNLGKLRRKSENEWWIAPTGKMRVPAVIYGTESLVADMDEKVYEQVTNVARLPGIVKAAYAMPDAHWGYGFPIGGVAAFDPDEGGVVSAGGVGFDISCGVRLLHTGLGVDDIERVKSELAEALFRAIPAGVGSRGKIRLDADEMDAMLAGGARWAVRRGYGREEDLERIEERGSAAGARPDYVSDRAKARQRDEMGTLGSGNHYLEVQEVKEIYREKVARAMGLAPGDAVISIHCGSRGLGHQIGTD